A window of Staphylococcus sp. 17KM0847 contains these coding sequences:
- a CDS encoding Abi family protein, with the protein MDEKVYKTVDERIEILKSRNMQIRKNATREIKILESNNYYNLINGYKHLFLDYEEMKKRGNKEDFYRNGTKPSELYEVMQYDNNMRSIFLQYLLYIEEKVKHAIVQAFYENHTHENLHKEFEYLKDKYYNTTKTYFIERTNNKVHYQYTYTSKKDGIPVRSQIISESDYIPLSREKEYKKFYDNVTSVIRDQKGKKESIKSYKNNHGYVPLWILTNILTLGNISHLFIILTDNVAFRAMDILGITHKNKEEDLYNMYKVLGILTLYRNICAHNERFICTSHGKNIDDYFMDFGKSLPYYKDPKNHNAKLKKYQIKARRKCKHGMFSLVFSISIFLDNKERKDFVKSIKKEDNKINNRIKTIEIDILKKDIGLKLDVQKHVSLIKDNNINANV; encoded by the coding sequence ATGGATGAAAAGGTATATAAAACAGTTGATGAAAGAATAGAAATATTGAAGTCAAGAAATATGCAGATAAGAAAAAATGCGACAAGAGAAATAAAAATTCTGGAAAGCAACAATTATTATAACTTAATAAATGGATACAAACATTTGTTTTTGGATTATGAAGAAATGAAAAAAAGAGGTAATAAAGAAGATTTTTATAGAAATGGTACTAAGCCAAGTGAATTATATGAAGTAATGCAATATGATAATAATATGCGCAGTATATTTTTACAGTACCTTTTATATATAGAGGAGAAAGTAAAGCACGCTATTGTGCAAGCTTTTTATGAAAATCACACTCATGAAAACTTACATAAAGAGTTTGAATACTTAAAAGACAAGTACTATAATACTACAAAAACTTACTTTATTGAAAGAACAAACAATAAGGTCCATTACCAATATACATACACTAGTAAAAAAGATGGAATACCAGTGCGCAGTCAAATTATTTCAGAATCTGATTATATACCTTTAAGTAGAGAAAAAGAGTATAAAAAATTTTATGATAATGTAACATCGGTTATTAGAGATCAAAAAGGTAAAAAAGAATCAATAAAGTCATATAAAAATAATCATGGATACGTGCCTCTTTGGATATTGACTAATATTTTAACTTTAGGTAACATCAGCCATTTATTTATAATTTTAACAGATAATGTAGCTTTTAGAGCAATGGACATACTTGGAATAACTCACAAAAATAAGGAAGAAGATTTATATAATATGTATAAGGTTTTAGGCATATTAACTTTGTATCGAAATATTTGTGCTCATAATGAGCGTTTCATTTGCACTTCTCATGGAAAAAATATTGACGATTATTTTATGGATTTTGGTAAATCATTACCTTACTATAAAGACCCTAAAAATCATAATGCTAAATTAAAAAAATACCAAATAAAAGCGAGAAGAAAATGTAAACATGGTATGTTTTCTCTGGTTTTTAGTATTTCTATATTTTTAGATAATAAAGAAAGAAAAGATTTTGTTAAGAGCATAAAAAAAGAGGATAATAAAATTAATAATAGAATTAAAACAATTGAAATTGATATCTTAAAAAAAGATATTGGTTTAAAATTAGACGTTCAGAAGCATGTCAGTTTGATTAAAGATAATAATATTAATGCCAATGTTTGA
- the guaA gene encoding glutamine-hydrolyzing GMP synthase, with protein MEMAKEQELILVLDFGSQYNQLITRRIREMGVYSELHDHEISIDEIKKMNPKGIILSGGPNSVYEADAFTIDPEIYHLGVPVLGICYGMQLTTKLLGGKVERANEREYGKAIIKAKSDELFHGLPEEQTVWMSHSDKVIEIPEGFEVIADSPSTQYAAIEDKSRRIYGVQFHPEVRHTEFGNDLLRNFVRRVCQCTGEWTMENFIDIEVQKIREKVGSRKVLCAMSGGVDSSVVAVLLHKAIGDQLTCIFVDHGLLRKGEGDMVMEQFAEGFNMNIIRVNAEERFMSKLAGVSDPEKKRKIIGNEFVYVFDDEASKLEGVDFLAQGTLYTDVIESGTKTAQTIKSHHNVGGLPEDMEFELIEPINTLFKDEVRALGIELGIPEHLVWRQPFPGPGLGIRVLGEITEDKLEIVRESDAILREVIREEGLERDIWQYFTVLPDIRSVGVMGDYRTYDYTVGVRAVTSIDGMTSDFARIDWEVLQKISTRIVNEVDHVNRVVYDITSKPPSTIEWE; from the coding sequence ATGGAAATGGCAAAAGAACAAGAGCTTATTCTTGTCCTAGATTTTGGTAGTCAGTATAACCAATTAATTACACGTCGTATTCGTGAAATGGGCGTATACAGTGAACTGCATGACCATGAGATTTCAATCGATGAGATTAAAAAGATGAATCCTAAAGGCATCATCTTATCAGGAGGTCCAAACTCAGTATATGAAGCGGACGCTTTTACAATTGATCCAGAAATATATCACTTAGGTGTACCTGTACTAGGTATTTGCTACGGGATGCAGCTGACGACCAAGCTATTAGGTGGCAAAGTAGAGCGTGCGAATGAGCGAGAGTATGGCAAAGCAATCATCAAAGCAAAATCAGACGAACTTTTCCACGGTTTACCGGAAGAACAGACGGTATGGATGAGTCATTCAGATAAAGTGATTGAAATTCCAGAAGGTTTTGAAGTAATTGCAGATAGTCCAAGTACACAATATGCAGCAATAGAAGACAAGTCACGTCGCATCTATGGTGTGCAGTTCCACCCAGAAGTACGTCATACAGAGTTTGGCAATGATTTACTACGCAATTTTGTTCGTCGTGTTTGTCAATGTACAGGCGAATGGACGATGGAAAACTTTATCGACATTGAAGTGCAGAAAATTCGTGAAAAAGTGGGCTCACGTAAAGTATTGTGTGCAATGAGTGGCGGTGTAGACTCATCTGTTGTCGCGGTATTGTTACACAAAGCTATTGGTGATCAATTGACATGTATTTTTGTGGATCACGGCTTATTGCGTAAAGGTGAAGGCGACATGGTTATGGAGCAGTTTGCGGAAGGCTTCAATATGAATATCATCCGTGTTAACGCAGAAGAACGTTTTATGTCAAAACTGGCAGGTGTTTCAGATCCAGAAAAGAAACGTAAAATTATTGGAAACGAATTTGTGTACGTTTTTGACGATGAAGCATCCAAGCTAGAAGGGGTAGACTTCCTTGCACAAGGCACACTCTACACAGATGTTATTGAGTCGGGAACAAAGACGGCACAAACAATCAAGTCACACCATAATGTAGGTGGACTACCAGAAGACATGGAATTCGAACTGATCGAACCAATTAACACATTGTTCAAAGATGAAGTGCGTGCCCTTGGTATCGAGTTGGGTATTCCTGAACACCTCGTTTGGCGTCAACCTTTCCCAGGCCCAGGTCTAGGAATTCGAGTTCTTGGTGAGATTACAGAAGATAAGTTAGAAATTGTCCGTGAATCAGATGCGATATTACGAGAAGTTATTCGTGAAGAAGGTTTAGAGCGTGACATCTGGCAATACTTTACAGTTCTTCCGGATATCCGTTCTGTTGGTGTAATGGGCGACTATCGTACATACGACTATACAGTAGGTGTTCGTGCAGTCACATCAATCGACGGTATGACGAGTGACTTTGCTCGTATTGATTGGGAAGTGTTACAAAAGATCTCTACACGTATTGTAAATGAGGTAGACCACGTTAACCGTGTTGTGTATGATATTACATCTAAACCCCCAAGTACAATCGAATGGGAATAA